In Candidatus Omnitrophota bacterium, the genomic stretch GATTCGGATGAAGCCCCGCAGCTACAAGTCCTGCAATATGCGCCATATCCACCATTAAATAAGCACCAACCTCATCACAAATTTCACGAAATTTCTTGAAATCAATAGTGCGCGAATAAGCTGAAGCACCGGCAATAATCATTTTAGGCTTTGTCTCTTTCGCCAATTTTAAAATCTCATCATAATTAATCATTTCTGTTTTTTTATCAACACCATAACTAACAATATGATACATGCGTCCTGAAAAATTAATCTTATGTCCATGTGTTAAATGTCCGCCACAAGCTAAGTCAAGCGCCATTAATGTATCATTGTTTTTAAGCGCAGCTAAACAAACTGCCATATTGGCTTGCGATCCAGAATGTGGCTGCACGTTAGCATGCTCTGCTCCAAAAATCTCTTTAGCACGATCTATGGCAAGCTGTTCGACAACATCAACATTTTCGCATCCATGATACCAACGAGCCTTTGGATATCCTTCAGCATATTTGTTAGTCATAACAGACCCTTGCGCTTCTAAAACAGCCTTTGAAACAAAATTTTCAGAAGCAATCAGCTCAATATTATTATTTTGACGCTTAATTTCTTTTTGGATCGCATCAAAAACTTTATTATCTTTTTCTTTTAAATCATCCATAACACTTCTCCTATCCACAACACTTCTTTTTGCTTATTCGATCAATCTGATTAATGCGTCTCAAATGACGTCCGCCTTCAAATGGTGTTGTAAGCCAAATATTTAAAATTTGAAAAATCTCTTTATGCGTAACAAATTCTGATCCTAATACTAAAATATTTGCATTATTATGCGCACGCGATAATTTTGCTGCTTTCTTGTTGTAGCACAACGCCGCTCTAGCCCCAATAACACGATTAGCTGCTATAGAGTGACCAATGCCCGTCATGCAAACAAGAATACCTCGAGCATTTTTATCTTTTGCAACACTTTGAGCAACGCGAAAAGAAAATTTTGGATAATCACAAGGCTTCTTAGGGTCATGAGAGCCTACATCAATAACATCAATATCTTTTTTGCCCAAAAAATCAACAATTTGATTCTTAAGCAAAACGCCTCTATGGTCCGCTCCAATATAAATTCTCATATCAACTCCACAATTCTTTCCACAGATTCTTTAATGACTTTTGCGCACTCATCATATGTTTGCGCGCCTTGCCCAATAGGATCGGGAACCCCTAAATCATACTCTCCTGCTGTTGTTTTAGCAAATTCTCTTAATAGATACGTACGGTTTGTTGCCTGAGAATCAAAACTAACAACTTGATACCGATGCATCGATGTCATCGCCAGAATCAAATCCGCTTTTTTAGTCATAATTTTATTTAAACATCGTGCGCGATGATTTGAAGCATTAATGCCTTCTTTTTCAAGCGTTCGAATCGTCTGTTCTGTTGGTCCGCCACTTAAAAAAGCACTCGTTCCCGCCGAAGAAACCTCAACATCTTTTCTGCCAGCCAATATTTCTCTTAAAAAGTATTCTGCCATAACAGACCGACAGCTGTTTCCCGTGCAAACAAAAAGAACATGCTTCTTGCTTGCTTCAACATCAATGTCTTGTTCGCTAATCGGACCCTGACGAAGAATCTTTCGACCACTTGTTAGATCTAAGATGGTTGATGCCTGTCCAATTTCAGAGGCCCCAGAATCAATGGCCATTTCAACCAATCCCTCTAATTTTTCAAGGGCTTGATCGCAATTTGTCGCCGGGTCGTCGCCTTCTACGTTTGCTGATGGAGCCGCCACCACGCAACGTGACTGCCAAACCAGTTCAGAGGCAACAGGATGACTCGTCATTCGAAGACCAATTGTTTTCCCATCGCGTGAAGGGACAACAACTGTTAACGGTCCCGGCCAAAAGGCATCAATAATTTTATAGACCGAAACATCCATCGGCACGGCTAAATCATCAAAAAACTCTTTTGTTGGAATCAATACGGAAAACGGTTTATCCTCCGCTCTCTGTTTGACCTCACGCAACGCCTGCATCGCCTTAGGATCAAAATAATTCGCGCCAACACCATATACCGTTTCCGTTGGAAAAACAACCAAGCCTCCCGCTTGAATAACAGCACTGGCTTGCGAAATTTTCTCTAAATCAATTTGATTAGAATCAATTTCTATTCTTTTTGTTTTCACGATACAATTTTTATTTTTTTAATTTTATCTGCTTGCTCTTTTTTAAATTTCTTAAGCTTTGCATTCAACAACTGATCATTAAGCGCTAAAATTCTTATCGCAAGATAGGCCGCATTTTTTGCACCCATTTTTCCAATCGCAACCGTTGCCACAGGAACTCCCGGAGGCATCTGGACTGTTGAAAGCAAAGAATCCATACCATTGAGCGACGAGGCTTCAATGGGAATCCCAATAACAGGAATCGATGTATGCGCTGCAACCACGCCTGCAAGCGCAGCCGCGCCACCAGCTGCAGCAATCGCAACTTGAACGCCACGGCGTTCAAGTCCAACCGAATAAAAAGCTGTTTCTTCTGGCGTTCGATGCGCCGATAAAACCCTGACCTCAAAAGACACTTTAAAATCTTTTAAAATTTTTGCTGTTTCTGTCAGTGTTGGCCAATCAGATTGACTTCCCATGACTATAATAACTTTTGGATTTTTCATCTTCACCCCCTCCTGCGATTGGTCTTTTTCTTAAAAAAAATTAAAAATTAAATAAAACCAATATTAACACCTTCATTTTCCTAAAAAACCAGAATCCTTTGACTTCCTTAAATAAATTCTTCAATGCAACACAGATCAATAAATTCTTTTTTCGGACAATTCTTCCTTACGCTTTAACGCCTTTTCACCAATATCTCGTCTGAAAAAACATCCTTCAAATTGAATTTTTTCAACAGCATTATAAACT encodes the following:
- a CDS encoding serine hydroxymethyltransferase, whose protein sequence is MDDLKEKDNKVFDAIQKEIKRQNNNIELIASENFVSKAVLEAQGSVMTNKYAEGYPKARWYHGCENVDVVEQLAIDRAKEIFGAEHANVQPHSGSQANMAVCLAALKNNDTLMALDLACGGHLTHGHKINFSGRMYHIVSYGVDKKTEMINYDEILKLAKETKPKMIIAGASAYSRTIDFKKFREICDEVGAYLMVDMAHIAGLVAAGLHPNPVPYAEFVTTTTHKTLRGPRGGMILCRKEFAKKIDSAIFPGVQGGPLMHVIAAKAVCFKEALEDGFKEYQKQVVVNAATMASVLAEKGYRIVAGGTDNHLFMVDLRTKKTTGRDAADALDKVCITVNKNLIPYDSEKPTITSGIRIGTPAVTTRGMKEDQMKQIATFIDDAVTHKGDESVLKKIKLDVEKLTAKFPLYK
- a CDS encoding L-threonylcarbamoyladenylate synthase — translated: MKTKRIEIDSNQIDLEKISQASAVIQAGGLVVFPTETVYGVGANYFDPKAMQALREVKQRAEDKPFSVLIPTKEFFDDLAVPMDVSVYKIIDAFWPGPLTVVVPSRDGKTIGLRMTSHPVASELVWQSRCVVAAPSANVEGDDPATNCDQALEKLEGLVEMAIDSGASEIGQASTILDLTSGRKILRQGPISEQDIDVEASKKHVLFVCTGNSCRSVMAEYFLREILAGRKDVEVSSAGTSAFLSGGPTEQTIRTLEKEGINASNHRARCLNKIMTKKADLILAMTSMHRYQVVSFDSQATNRTYLLREFAKTTAGEYDLGVPDPIGQGAQTYDECAKVIKESVERIVELI
- the purE gene encoding 5-(carboxyamino)imidazole ribonucleotide mutase yields the protein MKNPKVIIVMGSQSDWPTLTETAKILKDFKVSFEVRVLSAHRTPEETAFYSVGLERRGVQVAIAAAGGAAALAGVVAAHTSIPVIGIPIEASSLNGMDSLLSTVQMPPGVPVATVAIGKMGAKNAAYLAIRILALNDQLLNAKLKKFKKEQADKIKKIKIVS
- the rpiB gene encoding ribose 5-phosphate isomerase B, coding for MRIYIGADHRGVLLKNQIVDFLGKKDIDVIDVGSHDPKKPCDYPKFSFRVAQSVAKDKNARGILVCMTGIGHSIAANRVIGARAALCYNKKAAKLSRAHNNANILVLGSEFVTHKEIFQILNIWLTTPFEGGRHLRRINQIDRISKKKCCG